AGACGACTTCTTCTCTACGTCTTCTCGGCGGCGGACCTCCTTTCGACCAATCCAACAAAGGTAGTTCCCGCTCTTCTCgatttttttgaaactatgatgacttttatagcaaattcggaaactatacaccctaatgcagaaaaatcaaaagtatcaccTTGTCGGTCCCATGTTGGCCGAAGAGAGACTTTTCGGCCAACCGTTGGCCAAAAAGGACTTTTCGGTGGCCAAAGAGCCCCTCTTCGGCCAACACCTGCTCTACTGttttagaaaattcatatcaattaggatttttagtattttaatttgattcttttttgcattagattagaaattttatgaagtttctgtagatatcaagtttgactagatttgaaagtttgaatttgaattttcatgaatttgctcaaatcactagattgcctataatttgagctaggagtattttttcagatgattctttttgctactggttctttgtgactttgtttatTAGTAGTAATTAATTGGCGAATTTTATAATTATTTAAAATTTGGTTTTTATGAAAACAGTTCTGTTTTAGTGTTTTATAGGTTTTATGCcatttcttttaattttaattgctttaaattattttctttagtttttttgacatattctttttgtttctgtttagttatcagtagctattttatttgtagtattttttgtattttatttcttttatcctaCTAGAAAACTTGTTTTGAGCTTCATAGGAGCTTATATTTCAAAGTTCCTTATAAATCATGTACAACTATTGCCGTTTTATACATGAAAAAAATACTTTTCCGCAATCTTTTTCCCTCCATCTTCTTTGCCGCCATTTTCTCCCGCCATTTTCTTTCCCGCCACACTAAGGAGTgctgcatcgacggaggatgactatgatgccttcatgtggagtgtgaaacactgtgtgagagaagtcataagtgtgaaaaactctctgatgatgatgacgaagctgcaaacacttatgacttctctcagacagtgtttcacactctACCAGCAGCACCGACGCATGAGATACATACCGTGTCAGTCGATGTTATCTACGGTCGTGGACAACATGAGGCTCATTTTATAAGTTGAGAAGTGAAGATGGCGAGAAAGAAGATGGCAGGAAAGAAGATGGCGGGAGAGAAAATAGCGGGAAAGAAAATGGCGGGAGAGAATGGCAGGAAATAAAATGGCgggagaaaatggagggagagaatgGCGGCAAATAAAATGACAGGAAAGAAAATGGCAGGAGAAAATGGAGGCAAAGAatggcgggagagaatggcggCAAAGAATGGTGGGAGAAAATGGCGGCAAAGAAAATAGCGGGAGAAAATGGAGGAAAAGAACGACGGGAAAGAAAATGGATGaataaagaaataaaatacaaaaaatactacAAATAAAATATCTACTAATAACTTAATAGAAACTAAAAGAATatgtcaaaaaaataaagaaaacaatttaaagcaattaaatttaaaagaaatagcacaaaacctataaaacactaAAACAGAACTGTTTTCATGAAAACCTAATTCTAAATAATCCTAAAATTCACCAATTAATTACTACTGATAAACAAAATCACAAAGAACCAGTAACAAAAAGAACCATCTAAAAAGaatactcctagctcaaattataggcaatctagtgatttgagcaaattcataaaaattcaaattcaaactttcaaatctagtcaaacttgatatccacagaaacttcataaaatttctaatctaatgcaaaaagaatcaaattaaaatactaaaaatcctaattgatatgaattttctaaaacagtagagccggtgttggccgaagagggactctttggccaactgttggccgaaaagtcctttttggccagcggttggccgaaaagtccctctttggccaacaggaggccgacagggtgatacttttgatttttctGCCCGAATTTGCCGGTCCGCCGGTGGTGATGGGTGCTAAGTTCTTGGTGTTGGCTGCTTGTCGCAGCTTGCTTCTGGTTCTCTCTCTGTGGTTCTTTGTTCGTAGCTTGCGTCTGGTTCTcctctttgtttttctttgtttcttcttgGGTGTGTTGGCTGCTATCTCTTGTACCCGTTGTCGTGTATCTCTCTTATTTATAATGAAAATGATTCAGGCCGGCGTAAGCCCGCCGTAGCACCGTAAAAAAACATTTTATAACTTATATGTGGCATCAGTGGATAATATTTAGCAAATTTGTGAGCAATTTCCCTGACGTATGCAATattctctttattattaggtattGATATAGATTTCTTTTCTATAAGATTCGGTCCtctacaagtactccctccgtttttatttacttctCATATGTTCCTCTTACTTAGAGGGagtatctttacctaatattaaaggacggaggctttcatagttctccatacgtcACCCTTTTATATCCGTTAATTTTATGTCAATCACAAAGATGAACGGTTGAGATAAAAAAACGTCTCTAATCACGTTCGGGTGCCGAGTTTCCGTCTACAGCCCCATGTGAAAAAACGATTGGTATGTTTTCCACGAATCGCTACAAAAGGCCTAGGCCCATGCTGCTCCTCTGCACGTGCGTCCTTGATACACACGTCCTGATGGATTGGAACGTGAACAACTCGAATTCATCAGCAACACGAGATCGAGTCGGCATCGATCCACCCACACCTACATAGCACACGGGTTCCCTAAGAAAACACAACCCAGGACGGGGAGGCGGGGGAGGCAGAACAGCGAGGATGTGAGATGGAGGAGGCCTTCAGGGAGGCCCGTCCCATGCATGAGGAAGAAGATAGCAGCTAGGGCTGGGGATGGTCGCCGACGAGCAGGGCACAAGGCGGTGGTGCACGGAGTAAAACGATCGGCAGCATGCATGGGAGCTTCGAGCTGCGGCACGCGGGGTGGCCTAGCGACAGCTCACGGGTGACTGGGGCAGCatcactaagagcatctccaacagccgcgtcaAAAGGCGCGCGCGGGGTAAACCGAGTTTTTAGCGCGCGCGGGACGTTTCggcgcgctccagcggtggcgggaaaGTCGCGCGCGCGGGAACCGTTTGCGTGCGTGCGGGAAAAGGCGGCAGGTCACGCGCTATTTTTGGCGCACCgcttccggcgcgcctataaaATGCGGCGCTCGTCACGCGCTTATTTCACacacttctcttcctcttccgctgcCACGTGCGCCTCCACCGCTTCCTCGGTTGCTTCCGCTGCCACGCGCGCCTCCACCGCTTCCTCGGTTGATTCCGCTGCCACGCGCGCcaccgctccagcgccccgccaccgacgcgccaccatgccgccgcgtcgccgaggAGCGTCGGGCTACCACGGCGTCCGCCAGCGCCCCAACGGCGGGTTCTACTCCGAGATAcggtccggccaactccggctcggcctcggcacctTCAAGACAGCGCacaaggccgcccgcgcgtacgacgcggcggcgtggcgcctaggcaGGCCGCGCCAGCAGATGAACTTCCACGACGTCCACACGCTCCAACAGGCGCTGGACGTCGCCCCGTCGCCTCGTCTTCGCACGGCAcaagaccgtgcggagcacgctgagcggcagcgccgcctcctcgtcgcccatgaggacgagcgggtcatggcggagtggcgccagcgccacccggaggacgtcaccTACGAGCAAGCCTACTGGCCAAGGCGCCGCGAGGAGGAGACGCAAAGGCGCCGCGATGAGCGATTggacaggcgtcggcggaaggccCTGGCGCTATCGCAGTGCGAAATCGTTGAGAATGGTTGTCAGACGATCTTTACGTCTGATGATGATCGTTGGGAGGACAtgtggctcgatacctcggaccagaccagcgaggatggcgacgatgacgatgacgactgGAAGTAGGCTGTAGTTGCGTATGTAGTTGCACTATCTAATAGTTTTTGTCTATGTCGTTGCACTACCTAGtagtttttatctatctatgctatggaactatgtaaaatatttATGTATCGTTTTTCTATCTATGAATTTTATTTAtctttttattaaaaaaatgtacGCAATGTttagcgcgcgctgcattttagcgcggccgcTGAAGCTACGCGCGCGCTCAATTTTGACGCgtctgctggagccagcgctgccggccgcgccaaaccaggcgaaCGGCGCGCGGCAAATGctttttttgcgcgcggcgcgttgcacggctgttggagatgctctgacaGAGGCGTAGCCGGCCAGCTTCCTAGTGTAGGCACGCCTATGTACCACTACTAGCCTAGAACCTCCTGACGCCATAGCGCCTTCATCCAGATCAAGATATGAAGATTAATTGGAAAGCAAGAACCCAGTTGATTTTTTATTGCCTCTCCCCTCCATATTTTCCCATATCGTGAGATAGTGGTCGTGGCATGGTGAGGCCGACGCAGCGAACACAGAGGCAGAAGCTTGCGGAGAAGCCGCGCAGCACAGGCGGGCAGGCCAGGGTGACCTCGCTGGGGAGGCATGGACAGAGGCGCTAGATCGGGATGCCGAGGTGATGAGGACAGTCCAGAGAAACAAGAGAACACAGAGACAGGGGTGCTTGGGCTAAAGATACAGAACAAAATCACGTTCGTGTATGTCCTGTCGACAGATGAATCAATCTCCTTAATTTGAAGTTTCAACCCAGCAACCTTCATGTACGTACATGTGTGTATCAGGGAAGGACGGATCCATTGGCCTGCGTACCACACATCCCTTCACTAATTCCATTAGTGTAATTCTTGACAAGGTAAATATGATTCCCTAATCCCTGAGTTTCTTTATTGATCTCTGATCATTGATGCCTAATGTCGTTATATATTATTGATTCTATAAGCGTTCTCAAATAGGAACATACCGTGATTTTGATATGGAACCATTTTTTAGATACAATTCCTATAACTTCCCTTGTCAGTTTGATAAAATCACATGTGTGATGGAGGTTGTCACCTATTACGGTTTACATTGTCAGAAATCTTCGAGACCCTCTGTCGATCCGCACTATCTTTGAAACAACATGACTTCCGTGTCATTTCTAAACATATGTATATATTTGGTGTGCTGGATTTTCTGATGTAGATACTATATAAGAGGAAGCTATTCAACAATCCTGCTCAAATTGGTACGGATCAGATCGATTTTATTCGGTAAATATTTTATGCTTGATAGATACAAGGCTCCCTCTTCTGTCATTCTCGCCAGCACTTGTCAATCGTTGTGCTCAAGGGCATACTTGTGACATCAGAAAATGCGCATATTTAGTTGTACTCGATGCGCATTTTTACTATACGTGATGCAGGGCAAAAAGATGTTGTCAGGACGTAGGAGGTAATAACACATTTAATCATTTCCTATTTTTTTTCCTTTGCCTGTTTTTGCCGTCATATACATTGTATCTCCCACTGTAACGCACGGGCAAATTTGTATTCTTGAAAGTTTTAGTCATCTCTGCTGCAGCTAAGTGTTCAAGTGCAATCTCTAGCAAAGTTCCATTTGTTGTTGTGTTGACTTCTGAGGATAGGCGGCCAAGCAACTCGTGGCAGCTGTGTTGCGCCTGCTCCGCCGCTGCCTTGACTCGCCGTCGACGTTGCCGGTTGGGTTGCAGGGGCACAAGATCATCGTGTGGCCCAGTGCATGGGTGCCGAGTATGCTTGATTGACATGTCGGAGGAGAAGGCCTAGAGCTTGGTGGCGCGCGCGTGTGTGATGTTTTTTTCTCCCACTGCAACGCACCGATCGATTTATTCATGAATCCGTcaattttctctgatttttttttcaataGCCAAACATTAACTGGATTGATTCATGGATATGCTATGTGACAAGTCGTGTGAGATGAAGGTGGTGAACCGTCTCCATGTGAAGCCAAGTATGTGGTGGCTTTGCCATGGATGATGGTAGACCGGTACGTGTAAAAGTTTGAGCTGTCAAATTCGGTGTGATCGAGCTCCTCGACAGTTAAACCTGAAAAGTTCAGTGAAGATTCAGATTACATATAGATTTATTTTTTTCTACAATGCTATAATCACGCTAAATATGCGCATCGAGTACCAGAGATGATTAAAAAATTGCTTGCAGATAGGCAGCTGGGTGCATGCAGAACTGTCGAGGAGGCCGAAGCCAACGCTATTCTGGTCGGACTGAAGGAATACGTATCCCGAGGCTCCCTGGTGGTGGAGATCATTGTCCTACCCAATTATTGTTGATATTAAATCTACACTGAGTAATTTTTAGGCATATCACATGAGGACTGTCAGAAGAACAAACAATGGGCTGGCTCATCAACTAGCAAATGTTCCCAAAGCTCATGGAGATCTTGTGGTTCCGGATGGTGTCCCGGACCAACAACATGATCTGCTCCGGAAGGAACACTATGCAGCCTTGACGTTGGCTTAAGTATTGATGTAATCCTCAAAAATGATATTGCTTACAGATAGGTTATACACAAACATGCATGTTGTAGCTCTGTTAATTTTAATTTTGGAATACTGAGATCTATTCAGATGTTTTCCTTACTCTTATGGCTAAAAAATCCAGCAGATAGTGACTGAAGTTTGTTGGTTTTACTCAACTTGGTGCTGCTTGATTGGTACTCAATCAAGATGAGGGTGACCATGATAGCCGGTGGGTATAGGTATATGTACTGAATTTTCTGTTGTGCCAAAACTAACACATTGGAATATTTCTATTGGCTGCTACCATATTTCAAAGTAAGAACACGATGATGCAAAGGAATCTCATTATGTAGCCATATGTAATCTCAATTTTTACTATGTATAAACTATAGAGGTAGGCACACAAACGTTTATCCATATTTTCCTTCTATTGATCTATGACAAAGGGGATGTGCTGGACTGAGTGGACCTTGCTATTGAAACAAAGGAGTGGAACTGGCAATATTTGAATCAATAGAGGTTATCTTTCATATGGATTTTATTATTAGATGCTTGCAGATGTGCGTCACTTCCCTAAATAATGTTTGATTCTTAAAAATTTAGATATTTCATATAACCATCAGCTATATTTATGCCACTGGTAGTCCCTGTACATTCTTTTTTATCTGCTCTAAAAACTAGTTCGGTTTATAAGCATCATACATTTCAGTCTATAAGAAAGATTATGAGTTCATCCAGTGCCGAAAACAAACCAGTTGAACATGTCTGTTCTAGCAGTTTTAGGCAACAATTCATGTGCATATGAAGTTTCATTCCATGTGAAGTCAATGACTGATTTTTGATGGAATTCTTCATGTTCGATTGGTGAAGCTGCATTGAGCAAAGAAGATATGTTTATTCGTCGGGAATTTTTGCAAGTAATATCCATCCAGCAATACATAAGACTGATATTCTCATTCTTTTACAATGTGTACTTGGCCTCTACTCCACTGTGCGTTGAGAAAAGGCTGGGAGATCTATTGTTGTTTGTATAATAATCTTACACTATAAAATAATTTGTGGTAGCGAACGTGTTAACCAGGGCGCAAGTTTTGTTTATACATGATTTCAGAAGTACTATTAATTTTTTGGCTTATTTCCTGAACTAAATAACGGCTAAAGTTTTCTAAACCAATTATTTGTGAGCTACAGAGGAGAACAAATATGATTCATGATATATTGTAACTAAAAAAAGAGTGATTTAACGGTTAAAAAATTTACATGATAAGTATTGCACCACTACAATTTCTACGTTAGTAAGCCTGACTCTCGCGCCTTGcattttcccgttgcaacgcacgggcatttttcctAGTtaaataaaacggagggagtattgaatAATTTGCTCAGATGTTCCTCTTACAAGACACTGAAACGCAGGCAGCTGGTATTGTCAATTATGGGAGGAGGTGACTGAGCAGAGGGGTCGCTCACGCACATGAACTTGTAGCTGCAGCAGGTCTAGCATGTTCAACATGTACCTTCTCTCGATCCCTTTATTCCCGATGACATGCCACCCACCGACAGCAGAAAATGGGGGGCCAACCACGCGGCGCACGCGCGCACGTACGTGTGGTCGACCGTGCCCAAGTGATCTCTGCCTCCTTTGCTACAAGTGCTTGTTGTCACTCTCAGTTCCTTCAGTTCGGTTGGCCAAGGTgtgcgtccatccatccatccggaGCCATGGCTATCGGCGCcgcgctcttcttcttcttcctcgctgtGGCTCTAACAGCGGcgcccggtggcggcggcggcgatgcggcgcTCGTGGAGCACACCTTCGTTGTAAGCGCTCCTATCTAGCTGTCCCTGGCCTCAATTAGTATTCTgctcacttccccccccccccacccccccacacacacacacacacacacacacatgtggctggtgataatggtgtgcctgccatcctgcaatataaggcgtctgatttatatctcacggatagaaaggaaactatggcaattttgcaaaaagatacccacatccctctccacatttgcaaataaggccttccctcgttcatcattttctcccataagataaactactcatacaaatgcatcttgatatttTTTTTTCGAGCAACCGGCAGGAGCTCTGCCTTTTCATTAAGAAAAAGAGAATTgaccagtttataaggaaaactgGCCAAAAACCGATACATCTGCGAAACACGCACACGCCAGCCCCGAGGCTGCGCACCACTCGAGTCGACGACACTGTCACCCAATTGACCAGAGACGACACCCTACAACAGAACACTGGGCTCCGGAGCTGCCGCTCCGACATCCACACCGGCCCCGAGGCCACGCACCAGCCTAGTCGATGGCTCCGCCGCCCTAGAGGCCAAAGCCAACACCCAACGCACACGAGATCTCCGGCGCCGCCGTACCGGCTTCCACTCCGGCCACGAGGCCGCGAACCCACCTAGTCGATGACCATGTCGCCCTCGCGACCAAAGCCAACCACCACACGAAGGAGATAcccggagccgccgctccgactTCCACGCCGGCCCCGAGGCCGCGCACACGCCTAGCCGACGACGAAGTTGCAAAGACACAGAGCCACCGCCAGCAGATGAAGGACCGGACCTCCAAAGGCGTCGCCCCCAAGAGGGAAGCGACGAGGAACGTCGCCGACGCCCACTTCGGCCAAGGCCGAAGTTTGGGTTTTCACCCGAAGAGCCCGTGGCTGAGATGACGAGGGAGGTGAAGGGGCTCCACGACGCCGCCTCCAACAAGGGAACGACATCCTAGGACGTCGTCGACGCCGGCATCGACCGAGGTCGAGCTAGGCTTTCACCCGGAGCTCACCAAACCCATCTTCACCACAGCCAATCACCACCGGCGGCGGTCGAGCACTCTACACCGATCACCACCGCCAACCACCTCTTACACGGCAAGCAAAACCACCATAGCACCACGCGCCGTCATGGCAGCTCCGCACCCACCGCCAAGagcggcgccgccgcgccgccatcctCCCTCCTCGCTGCCGTAGCCAACGCGCCACAGCGCCGCCCGCAGCCCGCCGAACTCGAGGCTGACCACCACACACCAGATCCGGGGCAGCCTCGCCCGGATCCGTGCCCCGGACGCCGCCGGGACCCGCCGAAGGAGCACCAGCAAGCTGGGATCGAGCAGCTCCCCCGCCGGCCGCCACACACCAGATCCGCCGGAGCCCCGTCCGGATCCGCGCCCCGGACAGCCGCACCGCCACCCAGCACCAGCGCCACCGGCCACCACCGCGCCACAGCCGCCCGTCACCAGATCCAGGCGTACCTCGATCTGCAACCACCGGCGCCGGGGGCACGCCCCACCCCAGACGCAGTCAGCCACGCCACTAGAGGAGCCCGAAGGGCCCTCCGCCGTGCCACCGCGACCCGCGAGCTTGCGGCGCCCCGGACCAGTGACCCCGGCCCGCGCCAGGACCTTGCACGCGAGGGGCGAGaagacccgccgccgccgacgacggcaGGGCTTCGCCCGACCGCGtcatgtggcggcggcgggggaggagggaGGGCGCAGGGGAGactaggggcggcggcggcgggttcctCCCCGTCGCCCACGGGAGCGACGCGGGATGAGCGAGGtaatgcatcttgatattccgtgtaatgcatgggcattttgctagtatATACGTTATGTGTGAGATTGGGGGTTAATTAACTTGTTTCTAGTGTTTTGTTCGAACATATAGGTGAGCGAGATAATGCTAAATCACCTGTGCAACGACACGCCGGTTATTGTGGTGAACGGGCAATTGCCAGGCCCAGCGATAGAGGCCACGGAAGGAGACTCCGTGGTCGTTCATGTCATCAACAAGTCACCTCATGGAGTAACTATCCATTGGTACTTCATAAGTACAGTAGTATTATTTTGCCGATAATAAGTATATGTATATATGTACTTTTGTGGCCAGCTGCCACACTTCAGACAAacgaaaaagaaaggaaaaggaaaaggaaaaaagaacaactcaaatgaaaaagaaaaacatggcacatatatgtgcaTAGCCATTTTCTTGTTTCCTACATACTCCTATAATACATGTATGCAGGCATGGAGTGAAGCAGCAACTGAATTGCTGGGCCGACGGGGCAGGGATGATAACCCAATGCCCGATCCAGCCGAACAAGAACTTCACGTATCGGTTCAACGTCATCGGCCAGGAGGGCACGCTGTGGTGGCATGCTCATGTTGGCTTCCTCCGTGCGACAGTTCATGGCGCATTGATCATCCGACCAAGATCCGGGCCTGGTTCATACCCGTTTCCCAAACCCGACAAGGAGATCCCCATCGTTATAGGTTTGTGGATGCACGCAAGTCTACCACAACATATAATTGCCCTATTATGGAGTACTTAATTAGGCTGGTAGATGAAATGTTTCTTAATCGCAGGTGAATGGTGGGACATGGAAATTGTTCAGGTGGAAAGGAGAGCCGCGAGTAGAATCTTCGACGATTGGCCCCGTTCCCCCACGATCAATGGAAAGCTTGGAGACCTCAGTAACTGTTCTGGTAATTACTCGCGTAATTATAATCTGAACATTAGTTAGTTAGCGAATGTATGCGTGCATTCTTATGTTTGAGCTTTAGGTAGTGTGGTTTGGGTTGTGCCATCTTTGGTGATATAAGGGTCGTGGTGTCGCCTGGGTCGTCCATCTTTGGTGCTGTAAGGCCGTGACGTATTCAGAATCAGCTGCATGGTCTGAAAACATTCACATTAACCCGCAATAGAGTTGCAATTTGGTATTATGAAGAATATTTTTAGGCAAATGTAATGACACTAACTCCATTTTTCCAGTGTAAATTTATCGGAAACATCTGTAGGGTGAGTTCTATATTTTTGAAAGTAGACTTTCTACGAAGCCATATACTTTTGAAAGTAGGATTTCTACGAAGGCATGTATTAACGAACAAATATAGTAATAAACATTGATTTCTGTAATCATATTAGAATACAATGCTTTGAATTTTTGTGTGGATACCATACTACAAAAAAAAATAACACCCCGTGTATTAGTCTAGGGCTCTAGGCTAACATTTTTAAAGTAGAATATCATGAAGACTTTATTGTTGTTGAATTTCGATTTTGGGTCCATGCAGGGTTCATTGAAGACAACTATGTTCTTAATGTTGAGCATGGAAAGACATATCTCTTACGCATAGTAAACGCAGCACTCCATGAACAATACAACTTCAAGATCGCTGGGCATGAGTTCACGGTGGTCGCAATTGATGCCAACTATGTGAAGCCATACACGACAGATACCATCGTGATCGCGTCAGGCGAGACGGTCGATGCTTTGCTCGTTGCCGACGCACCTCCTGGTCGGTACTACATGATCGCCCAAGCTATGCAATCACCGGAGCCTTTCCTCCAGATTCCGGTGTTAATGTCAAGAGGGGTTGTATCCTACTATCCAAGCAAAGGATCTACTGACGATACTCCGATAATGGCTCCTGAAATGCCCGATCAACACGATGCAACCACGTCTTTCTACTTCCGAGGCAACTTGACCAGTCTGCTACCTCGATCGGTTCCAGCGAACGTCGACGAGCAACTGTTCATCGCCATTGACGTGGGCGACATCTGCTCACATGATGGATCACATGACAACTGCATGGTGACTAGGTTGAACAACATCTCTTTCCATCTCCCCACGACGACATCATTGCTCCAAGCACACTACAACAACAACATGAGCACAAGCGCAATCAGCATGCTAAAGGAGTTCCCAAGATGTCCACCGAGCTCAGAGTTTGGCTATAGCCCGACGTCGGTGGGGACGGCGGTGAGGACGGTGCGGTACAACACCACGGTGGAAATCGTGTTCCAAAACCCATACTCGTCGGGTATGTTCAGCGCAAGTAACCCGATGCACCTTCATGGACACGACTTGTTCATTCTCGGGCAGGGGTTAGGGAAGTTCGACCCGGTGAAGGATGTGCAGGCATACAACTTGGTGGATCCACCCGTGAGGAACACCGCCCTTGCCCCGATTTACGGGTGGACAGCCATCCGATTCGTCGCAAGTAATCCTGGTACGTACGCACGCACCCATGCACGTATGTATAAATTCATGCACGGTTTAGTGTTTATCTGGTTTCCAGTGCATTAAAAGGTGCGAGTTTTAACAGGGGTGTGGTTCTTGCACTGCCATATGGAAAAGCACGTATCGTCGGGCATGGCATTGGCACTCGTGGTGGAGAACGGACCGACACCCGAGACGACTCTTCCCCCACCTCCGGCAGATTATCGAAGCTGTGATGGCGGCCAAAACAATAGAGCACTGGCAGATGAATAATGAGAGACAGTTAGCTGGAAATATGTTTGAGTTCTGTCAAATATGTTTGCTTATTGCACTTGCAATTTGGACTCTTGGTTGATTGGTAGTTGGGTGCATTTTATTGTGTCGTTATTTTACCTTTTGTAATCCTCTGTGGGACCTTTGTCAACCCACCTGTTGTTAATGGAAGCAAGTATATTAGTGTTATCAGAAATAATGCTGACCAGCCCAAGCCAGACGTCACTGACGGCCTTGGCTGCCACGAGGAGCTTGCACATTCCACGCTCAGCAGCTGAGAATCGAATTCGGATCAATTCAGATCGGAGGGAGTAGATCTGTTGCAGCT
This DNA window, taken from Triticum aestivum cultivar Chinese Spring chromosome 1D, IWGSC CS RefSeq v2.1, whole genome shotgun sequence, encodes the following:
- the LOC123179962 gene encoding laccase-15 isoform X2 translates to MSEVSEIMLNHLCNDTPVIVVNGQLPGPAIEATEGDSVVVHVINKSPHGVTIHWHGVKQQLNCWADGAGMITQCPIQPNKNFTYRFNVIGQEGTLWWHAHVGFLRATVHGALIIRPRSGPGSYPFPKPDKEIPIVIGEWWDMEIVQVERRAASRIFDDWPRSPTINGKLGDLSNCSGFIEDNYVLNVEHGKTYLLRIVNAALHEQYNFKIAGHEFTVVAIDANYVKPYTTDTIVIASGETVDALLVADAPPGRYYMIAQAMQSPEPFLQIPVLMSRGVVSYYPSKGSTDDTPIMAPEMPDQHDATTSFYFRGNLTSLLPRSVPANVDEQLFIAIDVGDICSHDGSHDNCMVTRLNNISFHLPTTTSLLQAHYNNNMSTSAISMLKEFPRCPPSSEFGYSPTSVGTAVRTVRYNTTVEIVFQNPYSSGMFSASNPMHLHGHDLFILGQGLGKFDPVKDVQAYNLVDPPVRNTALAPIYGWTAIRFVASNPGVWFLHCHMEKHVSSGMALALVVENGPTPETTLPPPPADYRSCDGGQNNRALADE
- the LOC123179962 gene encoding laccase-15 isoform X1, with the protein product MAIGAALFFFFLAVALTAAPGGGGGDAALVEHTFVVSEIMLNHLCNDTPVIVVNGQLPGPAIEATEGDSVVVHVINKSPHGVTIHWHGVKQQLNCWADGAGMITQCPIQPNKNFTYRFNVIGQEGTLWWHAHVGFLRATVHGALIIRPRSGPGSYPFPKPDKEIPIVIGEWWDMEIVQVERRAASRIFDDWPRSPTINGKLGDLSNCSGFIEDNYVLNVEHGKTYLLRIVNAALHEQYNFKIAGHEFTVVAIDANYVKPYTTDTIVIASGETVDALLVADAPPGRYYMIAQAMQSPEPFLQIPVLMSRGVVSYYPSKGSTDDTPIMAPEMPDQHDATTSFYFRGNLTSLLPRSVPANVDEQLFIAIDVGDICSHDGSHDNCMVTRLNNISFHLPTTTSLLQAHYNNNMSTSAISMLKEFPRCPPSSEFGYSPTSVGTAVRTVRYNTTVEIVFQNPYSSGMFSASNPMHLHGHDLFILGQGLGKFDPVKDVQAYNLVDPPVRNTALAPIYGWTAIRFVASNPGVWFLHCHMEKHVSSGMALALVVENGPTPETTLPPPPADYRSCDGGQNNRALADE
- the LOC123179962 gene encoding laccase-15 isoform X3 is translated as MLNHLCNDTPVIVVNGQLPGPAIEATEGDSVVVHVINKSPHGVTIHWHGVKQQLNCWADGAGMITQCPIQPNKNFTYRFNVIGQEGTLWWHAHVGFLRATVHGALIIRPRSGPGSYPFPKPDKEIPIVIGEWWDMEIVQVERRAASRIFDDWPRSPTINGKLGDLSNCSGFIEDNYVLNVEHGKTYLLRIVNAALHEQYNFKIAGHEFTVVAIDANYVKPYTTDTIVIASGETVDALLVADAPPGRYYMIAQAMQSPEPFLQIPVLMSRGVVSYYPSKGSTDDTPIMAPEMPDQHDATTSFYFRGNLTSLLPRSVPANVDEQLFIAIDVGDICSHDGSHDNCMVTRLNNISFHLPTTTSLLQAHYNNNMSTSAISMLKEFPRCPPSSEFGYSPTSVGTAVRTVRYNTTVEIVFQNPYSSGMFSASNPMHLHGHDLFILGQGLGKFDPVKDVQAYNLVDPPVRNTALAPIYGWTAIRFVASNPGVWFLHCHMEKHVSSGMALALVVENGPTPETTLPPPPADYRSCDGGQNNRALADE
- the LOC123179962 gene encoding laccase-15 isoform X4, giving the protein MRRSWSTPSLHGVKQQLNCWADGAGMITQCPIQPNKNFTYRFNVIGQEGTLWWHAHVGFLRATVHGALIIRPRSGPGSYPFPKPDKEIPIVIGEWWDMEIVQVERRAASRIFDDWPRSPTINGKLGDLSNCSGFIEDNYVLNVEHGKTYLLRIVNAALHEQYNFKIAGHEFTVVAIDANYVKPYTTDTIVIASGETVDALLVADAPPGRYYMIAQAMQSPEPFLQIPVLMSRGVVSYYPSKGSTDDTPIMAPEMPDQHDATTSFYFRGNLTSLLPRSVPANVDEQLFIAIDVGDICSHDGSHDNCMVTRLNNISFHLPTTTSLLQAHYNNNMSTSAISMLKEFPRCPPSSEFGYSPTSVGTAVRTVRYNTTVEIVFQNPYSSGMFSASNPMHLHGHDLFILGQGLGKFDPVKDVQAYNLVDPPVRNTALAPIYGWTAIRFVASNPGVWFLHCHMEKHVSSGMALALVVENGPTPETTLPPPPADYRSCDGGQNNRALADE